In the genome of Tetragenococcus osmophilus, the window TAGTGCCTTACTTTATCAATCAAAAAAACGAAAGGAGTGTTAAAATGAATTTAAGACAATTAAAGCAGTATAGAACTATTTGGCATTTTTCGGTTATTGATTACTTGAAAGGGGAACGATTATTTTTCACGAAAAACCAACAAGAATATTTTATTGAAGAAGTTATGTTTAATTCGAAAAAGTACCCTGAGGATATAGTTATCTGTTGGACAACTGATAAAACAAGTTTAAGACTTTTTTCTCTAGAAGATATTAAAATGACCCCCCCTAAGAACAAAAAGCATAAAAAAAAATAGTTAATTTTGGAAACGCTATAAAAGAAAGAAGGAGTTACTATGACATTACTTTATGAGGAATTAAAAAAATCTTATCCAGAATTAGCAGAAGGTTATATTAATAATCCAGCTAATTCTGGACGAATTAACGACTTGTTAGTTATGAATGTTAAAGAAGCTAAAGACATGAACCCAAACGATCTTGTTTTAGGTTTAGAAGATGTTTTCAATATAGTTCATAAGGTTCTGTTGCAAAGTTCCCCATAACACCTGATTTATTGTAAAATGTAATAAAAAAGAATGCGAGGACAACAGATGAATCATTTTAAGGGCAAACAATTCCAAAAAGACGTGATTATTATCTCTGTTGGGTATTATCTTCGCTATAATTTGAGTTATCGTGATGTTCAAGAGATGTTATATGATCGTGGCATTAACGTTTCTCACACAACAATTTACCGTTGGGTTCAAGAATATGGTAAGCTGATCTATCAAATCTGGAAAAAGAAAAATAGACAGTCCTTTTATTCGTGGAAAATGGACGAAACTTATATTAAAATTAAAGGGAAGTGGCATTATCTCTATCGTGCAATCGACTCAGAAGGCATGACACTGGATATTTGGCTAAGACGAAAGAGAAATACTCAGTCTGCTTATGCTTTCTTTAAACGACTATACAAGCAGTTTGGGGAACCGAAAGTTATCGTGACAGATAAAGCACCATCAATTGCTAGTGCTTTTAGGAAGTTACAAAAGCAGGGGCTATACAGCGAAACTGAGCACCGGACAGTCAAGTATCTCAATAACTTAATTGAGCAAGATCATAGACCTGTTAAACGTCGAAATAAACTTTATCAAAGTCTTCGTACTGCATCAACTACGATTAAGGGCATAGAAGCATTGAGAGGCATATACAAAAAGAACCGAAGAAATGGAACGCTCTTCGGCTTTTCGGTATCTACTGAAATTAAAGTTTTGATGGGTATACCAGCATAGTCAAAGTATCAGAATGGGACTTTTGTACTCAGTATTGAAACTTTGCAACAGAACCCTTTCTTATATTCTGTAGTTCAGCCGTTAGGTTGGCCGCTGTAGCTGGATCCACTTCGACTGTATTTGTGAATCGTGCCATTTGATTCACGTTCGTACCAATCGCTCTTAATTGTTTGGCAATCTCAATTGCTCCTGCTCGGTCCACGTTTGGTGTCACGAGCTTAGTGCCTTGTGCCTTGCTTTTTACAAAAGCCGGCACACTCATTTGAAAAATTTCAGCGGAGCGCTTCAATTTTTCAAATTCGGATTCGCTCACTCGAAAGCTGATTTGTTTCGGCTCTTTTCGCTTCGGTTTGGCCTCCGCAAAAGTGGCCTCAAAAATCTCTCGTTCGCTCACAGTCCCACCTCCTTGTTTTTCTTCCCTAGCGGTCAGAAACGAGCATAACACTGAAACGCTTTCGGTTTCTAGTATTATGCTCGGTCTTGGAGGTTTGGCAAGCTCTATGTTTGCTAGCCACTTCGTGGCGCAAACGACCTTGTTGGGGGACGCGCTGCTCCCCCAATCCCCCTGATAAACCCGTTCAAAACGCAGCCGTTTTGAGCAAAAAAAGAGACCTGAAATGTATTGATATGCTTCCTCTAAAGTAGACACTTAAAAAAGTGCCTTTATAGGGTCCTTTTCAATCCATTTTAGTTTCATAAGGTTTCTTTT includes:
- a CDS encoding IS6-like element ISTeha2 family transposase, producing the protein MNHFKGKQFQKDVIIISVGYYLRYNLSYRDVQEMLYDRGINVSHTTIYRWVQEYGKLIYQIWKKKNRQSFYSWKMDETYIKIKGKWHYLYRAIDSEGMTLDIWLRRKRNTQSAYAFFKRLYKQFGEPKVIVTDKAPSIASAFRKLQKQGLYSETEHRTVKYLNNLIEQDHRPVKRRNKLYQSLRTASTTIKGIEALRGIYKKNRRNGTLFGFSVSTEIKVLMGIPA
- a CDS encoding MobC family plasmid mobilization relaxosome protein, with protein sequence MSEREIFEATFAEAKPKRKEPKQISFRVSESEFEKLKRSAEIFQMSVPAFVKSKAQGTKLVTPNVDRAGAIEIAKQLRAIGTNVNQMARFTNTVEVDPATAANLTAELQNIRKGSVAKFQY